One part of the Parabacteroides distasonis ATCC 8503 genome encodes these proteins:
- a CDS encoding alpha-galactosidase, with the protein MNIKSKFGYLCCASLLTTSLWAQDVLISTRNTSLLLDAPVGGEVRFIYYGDKLSTSDAATLLETEQKTFSAYPVYGLNCPSESALSVTHGDGNMTLQLEVIKVDTRKEQTADITTIRLKDKVYPFYMNLCYRTYPDADIIETWTEITHEEKKAITLNRFASAYLPIRKGDVWVSHLYGSWANEAQLAQEPLRPGIKMIKNKDGIRNSHTAHAEVMISLDGKPKENTGSVIGAALCYSGNYKLFFDTDDSDYHHFFAGINEENSAYTLKAKESFRTPELALTYSKDGLSGSSRNFHAWARKHKIANGATARKILLNSWEGVYFDINQEGMDQMMSDIQSMGGELFVMDDGWFGDKYPRNKDNSSLGDWMVDARKLPRGIEGLIADANKHGIKFGIWIEPEMANTTSELYEKHPEWVLKAPNREIVLGRGGTQVVLDLSNPEVQDFIFGIVDNLMTTYPEIDYIKWDANMSILNHGSQYLPSDQQSHMYIEYHGGFKKVCERIRAKYPDLTLQACASGGGRANYGVMPYFDEFWVSDNTDALQRIYMQWGTSYFFPAIAMASHISAAPNHQTFRVIPLKYRIDVAMSGRLGMEIQPKNMTEEEKTLCRKAIADYKTIRPVVQFGDIYRLVSPYDRLGVASLMYTSPEKDKAVFYWWKTEHFVNQHLPRVKMNGLSPDKKYRVCELNRIDNEPLAFEGKAFTGEYLMANGLEIPYNHIVDYHKQNDYSSRVLYLEEVK; encoded by the coding sequence ATGAACATTAAGAGTAAATTCGGTTATTTATGTTGCGCCTCCCTATTGACCACTAGTTTATGGGCACAAGACGTATTGATTTCCACGAGGAATACCTCATTATTGCTAGACGCACCTGTCGGCGGAGAGGTAAGATTCATCTACTATGGAGACAAGTTATCCACTTCCGACGCGGCTACCTTGCTCGAGACCGAGCAGAAAACATTTTCCGCTTATCCGGTCTACGGCTTGAATTGCCCCTCCGAAAGCGCATTGTCCGTTACCCATGGCGACGGGAATATGACCCTTCAACTGGAAGTCATAAAAGTAGATACACGAAAAGAGCAAACGGCAGATATCACAACGATCCGATTAAAAGATAAAGTGTATCCTTTTTATATGAATCTCTGTTACAGAACCTATCCGGACGCTGATATCATCGAGACTTGGACAGAGATCACGCATGAGGAGAAAAAAGCGATCACCCTCAATCGTTTCGCTTCCGCTTATCTGCCGATCCGGAAAGGAGACGTATGGGTTTCCCACTTATACGGCTCATGGGCAAACGAGGCTCAATTGGCACAAGAACCGTTACGACCGGGCATCAAGATGATAAAAAACAAGGATGGTATCCGCAACTCCCATACCGCCCACGCCGAAGTGATGATCTCCCTAGACGGAAAACCAAAGGAAAACACCGGTTCCGTTATTGGCGCCGCCCTATGCTATAGCGGTAACTACAAATTATTCTTCGATACGGATGATAGCGACTATCACCATTTCTTTGCGGGAATAAACGAGGAGAACTCGGCTTACACCCTCAAAGCCAAAGAAAGTTTCCGTACACCGGAATTGGCGCTGACTTACAGTAAGGACGGCTTAAGCGGAAGCAGCCGAAATTTCCACGCATGGGCACGCAAACATAAGATAGCGAATGGAGCGACCGCACGGAAAATCTTACTAAACAGTTGGGAAGGTGTATATTTCGATATCAATCAAGAAGGTATGGACCAAATGATGAGTGATATCCAGTCTATGGGCGGCGAGTTGTTCGTCATGGACGACGGCTGGTTTGGCGATAAATATCCTCGTAATAAAGATAACTCGTCCTTAGGGGATTGGATGGTTGATGCCCGAAAACTACCAAGAGGCATCGAGGGCCTGATCGCCGACGCCAACAAGCATGGTATTAAATTCGGTATCTGGATCGAGCCGGAAATGGCCAACACGACAAGTGAATTGTACGAGAAGCATCCGGAATGGGTATTGAAAGCTCCAAACAGGGAAATTGTCCTGGGGCGTGGCGGTACACAGGTCGTTCTTGATCTCTCCAATCCCGAGGTGCAAGACTTCATATTCGGTATCGTCGACAACTTGATGACAACATACCCGGAGATCGATTATATCAAATGGGACGCCAATATGAGCATCCTGAACCATGGCTCCCAATACCTGCCTTCGGATCAGCAAAGCCATATGTATATCGAATATCACGGAGGATTCAAGAAAGTCTGTGAGCGTATCCGAGCCAAATACCCGGATTTAACCCTACAGGCTTGCGCCAGCGGTGGAGGCCGGGCAAATTACGGTGTCATGCCTTACTTCGATGAGTTTTGGGTAAGCGACAATACCGATGCCTTACAGCGTATCTATATGCAATGGGGTACTTCTTATTTTTTCCCGGCTATCGCCATGGCCTCACATATCAGCGCCGCCCCCAACCATCAAACATTCCGGGTCATTCCCCTGAAATATCGGATCGACGTAGCGATGAGCGGCCGTTTGGGCATGGAGATCCAACCCAAGAATATGACAGAAGAAGAGAAAACACTTTGCCGCAAGGCGATCGCCGATTATAAGACGATCCGTCCCGTCGTGCAATTCGGCGATATCTACCGTCTGGTTTCTCCGTACGATCGTTTGGGAGTAGCTTCCTTGATGTACACCTCACCGGAGAAAGACAAAGCCGTATTTTATTGGTGGAAGACCGAGCATTTCGTCAACCAACATTTACCCCGTGTAAAGATGAACGGATTATCCCCAGACAAGAAATACAGAGTCTGCGAACTGAACCGGATCGACAACGAGCCTCTGGCTTTCGAGGGTAAAGCTTTCACCGGGGAATATCTCATGGCGAACGGACTAGAAATCCCTTATAATCACATTGTCGATTATCACAAGCAGAATGATTACTCGAGCCGAGTGCTTTATTTGGAGGAAGTTAAATGA
- a CDS encoding DUF3810 domain-containing protein: MIKLEYLKKIRVRWIILAIFLVAIWIVMGNPRLGEWYSRSIYPWVSGMLSRFSCLFPFSVGDCFIYGSIAGLLGYLSYAIIRRRRIGRTIRHVVEYLAWVYVWFYIAWGLNYFREDFFTRTRTTYVPFSSEHFQSFLDAYTDSLNASWVPIETIDREVVKEAVQEGYRELPTRFGLTTPGTYLHPKTMLFSRLMSGVGVMGYMGPFFTEFNLNGQLLPVQYPATYAHEMAHVLSISNEAEANLYSYLICTGSSVPEIQFSGYFSLLPYVLSNAYVALDKDAFEAWKKRLRPEIKDLYNEKVAYWQSLYSPLIGEAQDVVYNLFLKGNKIPTGTANYSEVIALLIALEGE; the protein is encoded by the coding sequence ATGATTAAACTTGAATATCTAAAAAAGATACGTGTTCGTTGGATTATATTGGCGATTTTTCTTGTCGCTATATGGATCGTGATGGGAAATCCCAGATTAGGCGAATGGTATTCCCGTTCGATTTATCCATGGGTATCGGGTATGCTATCTCGTTTCTCCTGCTTGTTCCCTTTTTCCGTAGGGGATTGTTTTATTTATGGTAGCATCGCCGGGTTATTAGGGTATCTGTCGTATGCGATTATAAGGAGGCGGAGGATCGGGAGGACAATAAGGCATGTCGTGGAATATCTGGCATGGGTGTATGTCTGGTTCTATATCGCTTGGGGATTGAATTATTTCCGGGAAGATTTTTTCACTCGTACGCGAACCACTTATGTGCCTTTTTCCTCGGAACATTTCCAATCCTTCTTGGATGCCTACACGGATTCCCTGAACGCCTCATGGGTTCCGATAGAGACGATCGATCGGGAGGTCGTGAAAGAGGCGGTGCAGGAAGGGTATCGGGAATTGCCTACTCGTTTCGGGCTTACCACTCCCGGAACCTATCTTCATCCTAAAACGATGCTGTTCTCCCGGTTGATGAGTGGAGTAGGGGTGATGGGATATATGGGGCCGTTTTTCACGGAGTTCAATTTGAACGGCCAGCTCTTGCCCGTGCAATATCCCGCCACTTACGCCCATGAGATGGCTCATGTGCTTAGTATATCCAACGAGGCCGAGGCTAATCTATACAGTTATTTAATATGCACGGGTTCTTCCGTGCCGGAAATCCAGTTCTCAGGTTACTTCTCTTTGCTGCCTTATGTGCTGAGCAACGCATATGTGGCTTTGGATAAGGATGCTTTTGAGGCATGGAAGAAAAGATTACGCCCCGAGATCAAGGACTTGTATAACGAGAAAGTAGCCTATTGGCAATCCCTATACAGCCCGTTGATCGGCGAGGCACAAGACGTGGTCTATAATCTTTTCCTGAAAGGCAATAAGATACCTACTGGAACCGCTAATTATTCGGAGGTGATCGCTTTATTGATCGCTTTGGAAGGAGAATGA